A stretch of the Caldalkalibacillus salinus genome encodes the following:
- a CDS encoding NCS2 family permease, translated as MKRYFDFEQHGTSYKQESMAGVTTFLAMAYILFVNPDVLSEAGMNADAVFVATGLSAAIGCLIMGLWAKYPIALAPGMGLNAFFTFSVVIVMDIPWQVALFGVMISGIIFFFLTITKIRETIINAIPTQLKLAAGAGIGLFIAFIGLQNAGIVISNPATIVGMGHLTDPLTLLSVFGVLVSALFMIRGFKGGIFYGMVATAVAGVVVGLIDPPQKVVSAIPSLEPTFMQAITYPLNNPEVLTTQLLIVVFTFLFVDFFDTAGTLIAVANQAGLLKDGKLPRANKALSSDSIATITGSLLGTSTTTSYVESSAGVAVGGRTGFTSVVVAALFLISMFFSPLLGVFTSEVTAPALIIVGVLMAGSLSSILWQKLEYAIPAFVTVITMPLTYSIANGIALGFVLYPLMKVFKGEYRQVHPIMYVLFFVFIAYFIWLVE; from the coding sequence ATGAAACGGTATTTTGACTTCGAGCAACATGGTACGAGTTACAAACAAGAATCGATGGCGGGGGTTACGACGTTTCTCGCTATGGCATACATCCTATTTGTTAATCCCGATGTACTAAGTGAAGCAGGAATGAATGCAGATGCAGTATTTGTTGCGACTGGTCTTTCAGCTGCGATTGGTTGTTTGATCATGGGTCTATGGGCCAAGTACCCGATAGCATTAGCGCCAGGTATGGGACTCAACGCCTTTTTTACGTTTTCAGTTGTCATCGTTATGGATATTCCCTGGCAAGTCGCACTATTTGGTGTCATGATTTCAGGTATCATATTCTTCTTCTTAACGATAACAAAGATTCGAGAAACGATTATTAACGCGATTCCAACACAACTGAAGCTGGCAGCCGGTGCTGGGATAGGATTGTTCATAGCTTTCATCGGTCTACAAAATGCAGGGATCGTTATCAGCAATCCAGCTACTATTGTGGGAATGGGACACTTGACAGACCCTCTCACTCTTTTATCTGTTTTTGGTGTACTTGTTTCAGCACTATTTATGATTAGAGGGTTTAAAGGTGGTATTTTCTACGGTATGGTCGCTACCGCTGTAGCGGGTGTGGTTGTAGGCTTAATTGACCCACCTCAAAAAGTTGTTTCAGCTATCCCTAGTCTAGAGCCTACTTTTATGCAAGCGATCACCTATCCATTAAACAATCCCGAAGTCTTAACAACCCAACTGCTTATTGTAGTCTTCACATTTTTATTTGTAGATTTCTTCGACACAGCTGGGACCTTGATAGCTGTAGCAAATCAAGCGGGCCTACTGAAAGACGGCAAATTGCCAAGAGCTAATAAAGCGTTAAGTTCAGATTCTATAGCCACCATTACAGGTTCTTTATTAGGGACTTCAACCACTACGTCATATGTAGAGTCTTCTGCAGGTGTAGCCGTTGGGGGAAGAACAGGCTTCACATCAGTCGTTGTGGCAGCATTGTTTTTAATATCAATGTTTTTCTCTCCATTATTAGGTGTCTTCACTTCTGAAGTAACTGCACCTGCTCTTATCATTGTAGGTGTACTGATGGCGGGTTCTTTATCTTCGATTTTATGGCAGAAGTTAGAGTACGCGATACCTGCGTTTGTCACTGTGATTACAATGCCTTTAACCTACAGCATCGCAAATGGAATTGCACTAGGGTTCGTTCTTTATCCATTGATGAAGGTCTTTAAAGGAGAATACCGTCAAGTTCATCCTATTATGTATGTACTGTTCTTCGTTTTCATTGCTTACTTTATATGGCTAGTGGAATAA